In Streptomyces paludis, the genomic stretch ATCATCGACGGATACCTCACCGGGACCGGCCTCACACTGACGACACCACGCCTACAACCTCAGTAGATGTCTCGAAGTCACCATAAGGACGACTCGGTTGACTGGTGAGAGACTGCCAACACTGTTTCCCGCTCGTCGGTGTAGATCTGGTCCAGGAACGACGGTTGGGTGACACAGGGTCACCCGCCCCAGCGGAGGCTTCGGGGTCCTCAGCCCTCAGACGACTCGTCAACGCTCATTGTCAACGGCCTTGTAGTGCTCCCCGCTTGTGAGGTCCGGAGAGATGCTTGACGGCTCGGTCTCGGGACTTACTTGACGGTGTCTCGCGGGATGCTTGACGGTTCCGGGTGATGCTTGACGTCAGCGGGAGTCGGCGATGAAGCGCAGGACGGCGCCGCCCTTGCGGGGGTGGGTGGAGATCTCGACCTCGCCGTCCAGGACGCGGAAGCAGGTCTCCTCGATCACCACGGTGACGCTCTTGCCAGCGTGGGCGATGCCCGGCCGGAGCTTTTGTCGGGCGACTTCGAAGGTGCCGTCCGCGCCGACGCGCCGGATGGCCCGTCGTGGCTGTGAGGGAGGCGGGGGCAGCGGTGTCGTGGCGACCCGTGCGCCGGTGAGTTTCGCGCGGCGCTGGTAGGGGATGGCTGCGGGCAGTGTCTTGACCAGAAGCCCGGCATGGATCACATACATCATGCTGCCGTCGAAGCGCAGGGTGACGTGCTTGCCGATCAGGCCGGCGCCGACGGCAACGGGCGTCTGCCCGAGCGAGACCACGCCGTCCTTGGTCACCTTGCGGTCGACCTCGACCACGGACATGGGGGCGAGGGGCTTGTCGGCTCTGATGCCGCCCTGGGGTTCCGTCCCGCCGGGCCGTCCACCGCGCATGATCAGCCAGTTCAGGTCGGCGTCGGTGAAGCTCATCGAGCGGGTCCGGACCAGTTGTCCGTCGAGCAGGACGTGGACGGTGTGGTGGCTCGCCCAGACGGTGACGGTGCGGCCGACCAAGGTGGGGCTGAACTTCAGGCTCTGCCGTTGCGGGAGATTCACGTGCCGACTGGGGGCGATCACGGCCTCGAACTCCACGGCCTGGAGCGGGATGTTGTCCTCGGACGAGCCCGGTGGCGGGAGCATCGGAAGCCGCATGGGTTCGGCTGGCCGGGCCATCGGCACCGCTGGCACGGCTTCCACGGCCCGCGGTGGATCGATCGTGAGCGTGTGCGGGCGAAAGACCTGGGCTGGGGTCGCCATCTCGAGCGACTGGTGGAGCCGGGTGTGGTTGTAACTGTGAACCCAGGCGTCGATTGCAGCCTGTGCAGCGGCCGGGTCGGCGAAGGGGCCGGCGTGGTCCAGCATCTCGCGCCGCAAGGTCTTGTGAAAGCGTTCGATTTTCCCGGTCGTGGTCGGTGACCTGGGCTTGGTCAGCCGCTGGTTGATGCCGTTCTCGCGCAGGACGCGCTCGAACATGACCTCGGTGGGCAGGGGTTTGGAGTACCGGCCGGTGAACTGTTTGCCGTTGTCGGTCAGCACCTCCGAGGGGACCCCGAAGCGACGCATCGCCTCGATGAATGCCTGGCACACGGCCCGCCCGCTCGGTTGGACGAGCACCGTGGTGATCACGATGAACCGGGAGCAGTCATCGATCCCGGTGAGGAGCTTGCACTCTCGCCCGTCGGCCAGAAACACCCCGCCCATCAGGTCCATCTGCCACAACTGCATAGGCGCGTCACGCTGCCATCGTTTGTAGACGCGGCGGTGGACCTGGACCTGGTGGCTGACGAGCCCGTTGCGGACCAGCACACGGTGCACTGTGGAGCGGCTCGGCGCCTCCGCAACCCCGCGCACGGCCAGCTCGTGGGCAATCCGTCGGGCACCCCACTTCGGGTAGCTCTGTCGCAGTTGGCAGATCGCGAGCTCGACTTCGACCGGTACCCGCGACGGCGAGGTGTGTGGTCGACGCGAGCGGTCCTTCAACCCGTCCCGCCCACCCTCACGGAATCGCCGCAGCCAGGTGTGCAGCGACTGCCGCGATGTGCCGTACCGACGGGCGACCTCAGCCACCGGCGCACCATCCAGCACCTCCACCACGGCCCGGAATCGATGCTCAACTGTCCAGTCCTCACCTGCGGTCTCGGCAGGATCAGCTATCTCACCCATGCCCGTACCAACGAGCGGCGTCCGTAAGGGATGTGCCTGGACCATCAAGAGTCTCCCTCGACCGTCAAGCAAGTCCAGCAACAACGGCGTCAAGGAAGAGCTGGGACTGCACAGTCACTCATTCCGGGGAACAGCGATTCCAGAGGTTACGGAGGCAGCGTGAGTGCCTGAATCCGTGTTCCAGAGGCGACGATCTCATCTGGAGTCACCAGCTCAAGGCGGCACATTGGGCACTGCAAGGCCGTGGGTACGAGAAGGGTCGCCGTGGGCGAAGATGCGATCTTGTCGTAGAAAACTGATGCTCTACCTGAGCACGCCGGGCACTTCGCGGCCACTAGTGTCTCGTGACCCTGTTCATGTCAGTTCGAGTTGTTATTTACGAGTTTCTTCACGTTGGTCGCGACGAGTCGGACCTTCGCAAGGACTTCGCCGGCGGTCGCGGTCCAGGTGAACGGTTTCGCCGTCGTGTTCCAGGAGTTGATGTAGTCGCGGATCTGTTTGACCAGTACGTTAACGCTGGAGAACGTGCCGCGGCGGATGGACTGCCGGGTCAGGATTCCGAACCAGATCTTGATCTGGTGCAGCCACGAGGGGCCGACGGGAGTGAAATGGAAGTGGACGTGCGGGTTCTTCGCCAGCCACTCCTTGACCTCCGGGGTGGTGTGCGTCGAGAGGTTGTCCAGGACCACATGGATGTCCTTCCCCGCGTGCGGCTTCAACGCCTTCTTCAAGAAGGCGAGGAAATCCTTGCCGTTCCGGGTCGGCCTGCACTCGCCGAGTACTTCGCCGGTGGTCACGTTCAGGGCGGCGAAGAGGTTCATGGTGCCATGCCGGATGTAGTCGGCGGTGCGCCGCTCGCTCACCGCGAAGGCGACCGACAGCACCGGCTGGGTCCGGTCCAGCGCCTGGATCTGTGTCTTTTCGTCGATCGAGAGGACCACCGCGCCGCCCGGCGGCGCCAGGTACAGACCGATCCATCGGCCACCCTCTCCGCGAACGCGGGTCTTTGGAAAGCTTGAAAGTGCCGGACCGGTGCGGCTTCAGACTCTCCTCCCGCCAGATCCGCGCGA encodes the following:
- a CDS encoding IS630 family transposase is translated as MGLYLAPPGGAVVLSIDEKTQIQALDRTQPVLSVAFAVSERRTADYIRHGTMNLFAALNVTTGEVLGECRPTRNGKDFLAFLKKALKPHAGKDIHVVLDNLSTHTTPEVKEWLAKNPHVHFHFTPVGPSWLHQIKIWFGILTRQSIRRGTFSSVNVLVKQIRDYINSWNTTAKPFTWTATAGEVLAKVRLVATNVKKLVNNNSN
- a CDS encoding IS481 family transposase, which translates into the protein MADPAETAGEDWTVEHRFRAVVEVLDGAPVAEVARRYGTSRQSLHTWLRRFREGGRDGLKDRSRRPHTSPSRVPVEVELAICQLRQSYPKWGARRIAHELAVRGVAEAPSRSTVHRVLVRNGLVSHQVQVHRRVYKRWQRDAPMQLWQMDLMGGVFLADGRECKLLTGIDDCSRFIVITTVLVQPSGRAVCQAFIEAMRRFGVPSEVLTDNGKQFTGRYSKPLPTEVMFERVLRENGINQRLTKPRSPTTTGKIERFHKTLRREMLDHAGPFADPAAAQAAIDAWVHSYNHTRLHQSLEMATPAQVFRPHTLTIDPPRAVEAVPAVPMARPAEPMRLPMLPPPGSSEDNIPLQAVEFEAVIAPSRHVNLPQRQSLKFSPTLVGRTVTVWASHHTVHVLLDGQLVRTRSMSFTDADLNWLIMRGGRPGGTEPQGGIRADKPLAPMSVVEVDRKVTKDGVVSLGQTPVAVGAGLIGKHVTLRFDGSMMYVIHAGLLVKTLPAAIPYQRRAKLTGARVATTPLPPPPSQPRRAIRRVGADGTFEVARQKLRPGIAHAGKSVTVVIEETCFRVLDGEVEISTHPRKGGAVLRFIADSR